The following are encoded in a window of Streptomyces sp. SAT1 genomic DNA:
- a CDS encoding sensor histidine kinase, with translation MTKEQGGSGGWTAGRKGVLSRWRFTSLRLRLVVVFALVALTAAVSASGIAYWLNREAVLTRAQDAVLRDFRQEMQNRAGTLPVHTTQDRLQHTAGQMAGSSQRFSVLLVGQDTDGRTMYASSGGLSGFSLEDVPVSLRTAVDKAQSLSSSNKSPYHLYWQRITVHGTPYLVAGTKVIGGGPTGYMLKSLEPEAKDLNSLAWSLGIATALALVGAALLAQAAATTVLKPVHRLGVAARRLGEGRLDTRLRVSGTDELADLSRTFNNAAAALEKRVADMAARDEASRRFVADMSHELRTPLTAITAVTEVLEEELEFEGGGIDPMIEPAVRLVVSETRRLNDLVENLMEVTRFDAGTARLVLDDVDIADQITACIDARAWLDAVELDAERGIHAQLDPRRLDVILANLIGNALKHGGSPVRVSVRVSDGGEPSGAPESAGEREPGAAPGATAEQGAQIVIQVRDHGPGIPEDVLPHVFDRFYKASASRPRSEGSGLGLSIALNNAHIHGGDITAANSPDGGAVFTLRLPRDASALTGDGAEGDGRHGAGAAGNAKGGAR, from the coding sequence GTGACGAAGGAGCAAGGGGGGTCCGGCGGCTGGACCGCGGGACGCAAGGGTGTGCTGTCGCGGTGGCGCTTCACGAGTCTGCGGCTGCGGCTGGTCGTGGTGTTCGCGCTGGTGGCGCTGACGGCGGCGGTCTCGGCCTCGGGGATCGCGTACTGGCTCAACCGCGAGGCGGTGCTGACCCGCGCGCAGGACGCGGTGCTGCGGGACTTCCGGCAGGAGATGCAGAACCGCGCGGGCACGCTGCCGGTGCACACCACCCAGGACCGGTTGCAGCACACCGCCGGTCAGATGGCGGGCAGCAGCCAGCGGTTCAGTGTGCTGCTGGTGGGCCAGGACACGGACGGGCGCACGATGTACGCCAGTTCGGGCGGGCTGAGCGGCTTCTCGCTGGAGGACGTGCCCGTCTCGCTGCGCACGGCGGTGGACAAGGCGCAGTCGCTCTCCTCGTCGAACAAGTCCCCCTACCACCTGTACTGGCAGCGCATCACCGTGCACGGCACGCCGTATCTGGTGGCCGGTACGAAGGTGATCGGGGGCGGTCCGACCGGCTACATGCTCAAGTCGCTGGAGCCGGAGGCGAAGGACCTCAACTCGCTGGCCTGGTCGCTGGGGATCGCCACCGCGCTGGCACTGGTCGGCGCGGCGCTGCTGGCGCAGGCCGCGGCGACGACCGTGCTGAAGCCGGTGCACCGGCTCGGGGTGGCCGCGCGGCGGCTCGGCGAGGGCCGGCTCGACACCCGGCTGCGGGTGTCCGGCACGGACGAACTCGCCGATCTGTCCCGTACGTTCAACAACGCGGCGGCCGCGCTGGAGAAGCGCGTCGCGGACATGGCCGCCCGGGACGAGGCGTCGCGGCGTTTCGTCGCGGACATGAGCCATGAGCTGCGGACGCCGCTGACCGCCATCACCGCCGTGACGGAGGTGCTGGAGGAGGAGCTGGAGTTCGAGGGCGGCGGTATCGACCCGATGATCGAACCGGCGGTCCGGCTGGTGGTGAGCGAGACCCGGCGGCTGAACGACCTGGTCGAGAACCTGATGGAGGTGACCCGCTTCGACGCGGGCACGGCCCGGCTGGTCCTGGACGACGTCGACATCGCCGACCAGATCACCGCGTGCATCGACGCGCGGGCCTGGCTGGACGCGGTGGAGCTGGACGCCGAGCGCGGCATCCACGCGCAGCTCGACCCGCGGCGGCTGGACGTCATCCTCGCCAATCTGATCGGCAACGCGCTCAAGCACGGCGGCTCGCCGGTACGGGTGTCGGTGCGGGTGTCGGACGGCGGGGAGCCGTCCGGGGCGCCGGAGTCCGCCGGGGAGCGGGAGCCGGGCGCCGCGCCGGGCGCCACGGCGGAACAGGGCGCGCAGATCGTCATCCAGGTGCGCGACCACGGGCCGGGCATCCCGGAGGACGTACTGCCGCATGTCTTCGACCGGTTCTACAAGGCCAGCGCGTCCCGGCCGCGTTCGGAGGGCAGCGGTCTCGGTCTGTCCATCGCGCTGAACAACGCGCACATCCACGGCGGCGACATCACCGCGGCCAACTCGCCCGACGGCGGTGCGGTGTTCACGCTGCGGCTGCCGCGCGACGCCTCCGCGCTCACCGGGGACGGCGCGGAGGGCGACGGACGGCACGGCGCGGGCGCGGCGGGCAACGCGAAGGGGGGTGCCCGGTGA
- the afsQ1 gene encoding two-component system response regulator AfsQ1 has protein sequence MPSLLLIEDDDAIRTALELSLTRQGHRVATAASGEDGLKLLREQRPDLIVLDVMLPGIDGFEVCRRIRRTDQLPIILLTARSDDIDVVVGLESGADDYVVKPVQGRVLDARIRAVLRRGEREANDAAAFGSLVIDRAAMTVTKNGEDLQLTPTELRLLLELSRRPGQALSRQQLLRLVWEHDYLGDSRLVDACVQRLRAKVEDVPSSPTLIRTVRGVGYRLDAPQ, from the coding sequence GTGCCTTCCCTGTTGCTGATCGAGGACGACGACGCCATCCGGACGGCCCTGGAGCTCTCACTGACGCGCCAGGGTCACCGGGTGGCCACCGCTGCCAGTGGTGAGGACGGTCTGAAGCTGTTGCGCGAGCAGCGGCCGGACCTGATCGTGCTGGACGTGATGCTGCCCGGCATCGACGGGTTCGAGGTGTGCCGGCGCATCCGGCGCACCGACCAGTTGCCGATCATCCTGCTCACGGCGCGCAGCGATGACATCGATGTGGTGGTCGGCCTGGAGTCCGGTGCCGACGACTATGTCGTCAAACCCGTGCAGGGGCGGGTGCTCGACGCCCGGATCCGGGCGGTGCTGCGGCGCGGCGAGCGGGAGGCGAACGACGCGGCGGCCTTCGGCAGCCTGGTCATCGACCGGGCCGCGATGACGGTGACGAAGAACGGCGAGGACCTCCAGCTGACCCCGACCGAGCTGCGGCTGCTGCTGGAGCTGAGCCGGCGGCCCGGTCAGGCGCTGTCGCGGCAGCAGTTGCTGCGGCTGGTGTGGGAGCACGACTACCTGGGTGACTCGCGGCTGGTGGACGCCTGTGTGCAGCGGCTGCGGGCCAAGGTGGAGGACGTGCCGTCCTCGCCGACGCTGATCCGGACCGTGCGTGGCGTCGGCTACCGCCTGGACGCGCCTCAGTGA
- a CDS encoding SigE family RNA polymerase sigma factor, with the protein MNTLHSTSTSAVVTRLHDVTRGSEKSGAQSLRGCARGTGRQHAAYMTVVDAPTGETHGGSAYGEGSGERRTLSEVEFTAYVQERRASLYATAYHLTGDRYEAEDLLQSALFSTYRAWDRISDKAAVGGYLRRTMTNLHISAWRRRKLNEYPTEELPETPGDTDAMRGTELRAVLWQALARLPELQRTMLVLRYYEGRTDPEIADILGISVGTVKSSIWRSLRRLREDEVLSFGRDHEESFGELVA; encoded by the coding sequence ATGAACACGCTGCACAGCACCAGCACCAGCGCAGTGGTCACGCGTCTGCACGACGTGACCCGCGGATCGGAGAAGTCCGGTGCCCAGAGCCTGCGGGGGTGTGCTCGCGGCACCGGGCGTCAGCACGCCGCCTATATGACGGTCGTGGACGCACCCACGGGGGAAACACACGGGGGAAGCGCGTACGGGGAGGGCTCGGGGGAGCGCCGCACCCTGTCGGAGGTGGAGTTCACCGCCTACGTCCAGGAGCGCCGCGCCTCCCTGTACGCCACCGCCTACCACCTCACCGGCGACCGCTACGAGGCCGAGGACCTGCTCCAGAGCGCGCTGTTCTCGACCTACCGGGCGTGGGACCGGATCAGTGACAAGGCGGCGGTCGGCGGATACCTGCGCCGCACCATGACCAACCTGCACATCAGCGCCTGGCGGCGCCGCAAGCTCAACGAGTACCCGACCGAGGAACTGCCGGAGACGCCCGGCGACACGGACGCGATGCGCGGCACCGAACTGCGCGCCGTCCTGTGGCAGGCGCTCGCCCGGCTGCCCGAACTCCAGCGCACGATGCTGGTCCTGCGCTACTACGAGGGCCGCACCGATCCGGAGATCGCGGACATCCTCGGCATCAGCGTCGGCACGGTGAAGTCCAGCATCTGGCGCTCGCTGCGCCGGCTGCGCGAGGACGAGGTCCTCAGCTTCGGCCGTGACCACGAGGAGTCCTTCGGCGAACTGGTCGCCTGA
- a CDS encoding uridine kinase family protein, which translates to MLLCGPSGSGKSLVAARSGLPVLRLDDFYKEGDDPTLPLVAGSSDIDWDHPGSWDAEVAVEAIVRLCATGSTGVPVYDLASSSRTGEETLHIGRTPLFVAEGIFAAEIVERCRERGVLADALCLARGPVTTFRRRFLRDLREGRKSVPFLLRRGWRLLRTERAIVARQVSLGAHACGRDEALSRLAAAAAGRQARTRTAA; encoded by the coding sequence GTGCTGCTCTGCGGCCCCTCCGGTTCGGGCAAGTCCCTGGTCGCCGCCCGTTCCGGGCTGCCTGTGCTGCGTCTCGACGACTTCTACAAGGAGGGGGACGACCCCACGCTGCCGCTGGTGGCGGGGAGTTCGGACATCGACTGGGACCATCCCGGCTCGTGGGACGCGGAGGTCGCCGTGGAGGCGATCGTGCGGCTGTGCGCGACGGGCAGCACCGGGGTCCCGGTGTACGACCTCGCGTCCAGTTCCCGGACCGGCGAGGAGACGCTGCACATCGGGCGGACGCCGCTGTTCGTCGCGGAGGGGATCTTCGCGGCGGAGATCGTGGAGCGCTGCCGCGAGCGGGGCGTGCTGGCCGACGCGCTCTGTCTGGCCCGCGGGCCGGTCACCACCTTCCGGCGGCGTTTCCTGCGGGATCTGAGGGAGGGGCGCAAGTCGGTGCCGTTCCTGCTGCGCCGCGGCTGGCGGCTGCTGCGGACCGAGCGGGCGATCGTCGCCCGCCAGGTCTCCCTCGGCGCGCACGCCTGCGGCCGGGACGAGGCCCTGAGCCGGCTCGCGGCCGCCGCGGCGGGCCGGCAGGCGCGGACGCGTACGGCGGCGTAG
- a CDS encoding aldehyde dehydrogenase family protein, whose amino-acid sequence MSDRSDRLSVFKTYKLYVGGKFPRSESGRVYEVTTRTSAAGAAGKGNWLANAPQASRKDARDAVVAARKAFGGWSGATAYNRGQVLYRVAEMLEGRREQFVREVADAEGLSKSKAAAVVDATVDRWVWYAGWTDKIAQVTGGANPVAGPFFNLSSPEPTGVVAVLAPQESSFLGLVSVLAPVIATGNTAVVIASERSPLPALSLAEVLATSDVPGGVVNVLSGRTAEIAAPLAAHQDVNAIDLAGADEALAKELEIAAADNLKRVLRPQPVDDTDWTAAPGTERLTAFLETKTVWHPTGSLGASGSSY is encoded by the coding sequence ATGTCTGACCGATCTGACCGACTGTCTGTCTTCAAGACCTACAAGCTGTACGTCGGCGGGAAGTTCCCGCGTTCGGAGAGCGGCCGGGTGTACGAGGTGACGACGCGCACATCAGCCGCCGGCGCGGCGGGCAAGGGCAACTGGCTGGCGAACGCGCCGCAGGCATCCCGCAAGGACGCCCGCGACGCGGTGGTGGCCGCGCGCAAGGCGTTCGGCGGCTGGTCGGGCGCGACGGCGTACAACCGCGGCCAGGTCCTGTACCGGGTCGCCGAGATGCTGGAGGGCCGCCGCGAGCAGTTCGTGCGCGAGGTGGCCGACGCGGAGGGCCTGTCGAAGTCGAAGGCGGCGGCGGTCGTGGACGCCACCGTCGACCGCTGGGTCTGGTACGCCGGCTGGACCGACAAGATCGCCCAGGTGACCGGCGGCGCCAACCCGGTGGCGGGCCCGTTCTTCAACCTGTCCTCCCCGGAGCCGACCGGCGTGGTGGCCGTCCTCGCCCCGCAGGAGTCGTCCTTCCTGGGCCTGGTCTCGGTGCTGGCCCCGGTGATCGCGACCGGCAACACGGCGGTGGTGATCGCGAGCGAGCGGTCCCCGCTGCCCGCGCTCTCCCTGGCCGAGGTGCTGGCCACCTCGGACGTGCCCGGCGGCGTGGTCAACGTCCTGTCCGGCCGCACGGCGGAGATCGCGGCGCCCCTCGCCGCCCACCAGGACGTCAACGCGATCGACCTCGCGGGCGCCGACGAGGCGCTGGCGAAGGAGCTGGAGATCGCCGCGGCGGACAACCTCAAGCGCGTGCTGCGTCCACAGCCTGTGGACGACACTGACTGGACGGCGGCCCCGGGCACCGAGCGCCTGACGGCCTTCCTGGAGACGAAGACGGTCTGGCACCCCACGGGCTCCCTGGGCGCCTCGGGCTCGTCGTACTGA
- a CDS encoding aldehyde dehydrogenase family protein: MASAFEYAPAPESRSVVDIAPSYGLFVDGEFTDAADGKVFKTVSPSTEEVLSEVAQAGAADVDRAVKAARKAFEKWSALPGAERAKYLFRIARIIQERSRELAVLETLDNGKPIRETRDADLPLVAAHFFYYAGWADKLDHAGFGAAPRPLGVAGQVIPWNFPLLMLAWKIAPALATGNTVVLKPAETTPLSALFFADICRQAGLPRGVVNILPGYGDAGAALVAHPDVNKVAFTGSTAVGKEIARTVAGTGKKLTLELGGKGANIVFDDAPLDQAVEGIVTGIFFNQGQVCCAGSRLLVQESVHDEVLDALKRRLSTLRLGDPLDKNTDIGAINSAEQLARITALADRGEAEGAERWSPACELPGSGYWFAPTLFTGVTQAHTIARDEIFGPVLSVLTFRTPDEAVAKANNTQYGLSAGIWTEKGSRILAVASKLRAGVIWSNTFNKFDPTSPFGGYKESGFGREGGRHGLEAYLDV; this comes from the coding sequence ATGGCTTCCGCATTCGAGTACGCACCCGCGCCCGAGTCCCGCTCGGTCGTCGACATCGCCCCCTCCTACGGCCTGTTCGTGGACGGCGAGTTCACCGACGCGGCCGACGGCAAGGTCTTCAAGACGGTCAGCCCGTCGACCGAGGAGGTCCTCTCCGAGGTCGCCCAGGCCGGTGCGGCGGACGTCGACCGCGCGGTGAAGGCCGCCCGCAAGGCGTTCGAGAAGTGGTCGGCGCTGCCGGGCGCCGAGCGCGCCAAGTACCTGTTCCGCATCGCCCGGATCATCCAGGAGCGCAGCCGCGAGCTGGCCGTCCTGGAGACCCTGGACAACGGCAAGCCGATCCGGGAGACCCGTGACGCGGACCTCCCGCTGGTCGCGGCGCACTTCTTCTACTACGCGGGCTGGGCCGACAAGCTCGACCACGCCGGCTTCGGCGCCGCCCCGCGCCCGCTGGGCGTGGCCGGCCAGGTCATCCCGTGGAACTTCCCGCTGCTGATGCTGGCGTGGAAGATCGCCCCGGCGCTGGCGACGGGCAACACCGTCGTCCTGAAGCCCGCCGAGACCACCCCCCTGTCCGCCCTGTTCTTCGCGGACATCTGCCGCCAGGCGGGCCTGCCCAGGGGCGTCGTCAACATCCTGCCGGGCTACGGTGACGCGGGCGCCGCGCTCGTCGCGCACCCGGACGTGAACAAGGTGGCGTTCACCGGCTCCACGGCCGTCGGCAAGGAGATCGCGCGCACGGTCGCGGGCACGGGCAAGAAGCTCACCCTGGAACTGGGCGGCAAGGGCGCCAACATCGTCTTCGACGACGCCCCGCTCGACCAGGCCGTCGAGGGCATCGTCACCGGCATCTTCTTCAACCAGGGCCAGGTCTGCTGCGCGGGCTCGCGCCTGCTCGTGCAGGAGTCGGTGCACGACGAGGTGCTGGACGCCCTCAAGCGCCGCCTGAGCACCCTGCGCCTGGGCGACCCGCTGGACAAGAACACCGACATCGGCGCGATCAACTCCGCCGAGCAGTTGGCCCGGATCACCGCGCTGGCCGACCGGGGCGAGGCGGAGGGCGCCGAGCGCTGGTCCCCGGCCTGCGAACTGCCCGGCTCCGGCTACTGGTTCGCCCCGACGCTGTTCACCGGCGTGACCCAGGCGCACACCATCGCCCGCGACGAGATCTTCGGCCCGGTGCTGTCCGTGCTGACCTTCCGCACCCCGGACGAGGCGGTCGCCAAGGCGAACAACACGCAGTACGGCCTGTCGGCGGGCATCTGGACGGAGAAGGGCTCCCGCATCCTGGCGGTGGCGAGCAAGCTCCGCGCGGGCGTGATCTGGTCCAACACGTTCAACAAGTTCGACCCGACCTCGCCCTTCGGCGGGTACAAGGAGTCGGGCTTCGGCCGCGAGGGCGGTCGCCACGGCCTGGAGGCGTACCTCGATGTCTGA
- the deoC gene encoding deoxyribose-phosphate aldolase, producing MPTTAPSAQPLSDVTASDSSLRRFLHGLPGVDAVGLEARAASLGTRSIKTTAKAYAIDLAISMVDLTTLEGADTPGKVRALGAKAVRPDPTDRTTPATAAVCVYPDMVAAAKEAVAGSAVKVASVATAFPAGRAALDVKLADVREAVAAGADEIDMVIDRGAFLAGRYLKVFDEITAVKEACGTAARLKVIFETGELSTYDNIRRASWLGMLAGADFIKTSTGKVAVNATPANTLLMLEAVRDFRAQTGVQVGVKPAGGIRTSKDAIKFLVLVNETAGADWLDNHWFRFGASSLLNDLLMQRQKLATGRYSGPDYVTVD from the coding sequence ATGCCCACCACTGCACCCTCCGCGCAGCCGCTCTCCGACGTCACGGCGTCCGACAGCTCCCTGCGCCGCTTCCTGCACGGGCTGCCCGGCGTCGACGCGGTCGGCCTGGAGGCGCGCGCCGCCTCGCTCGGCACCCGTTCCATCAAGACCACCGCGAAGGCGTACGCCATCGACCTCGCCATCTCGATGGTCGACCTGACGACGCTGGAAGGCGCGGACACCCCGGGCAAGGTCCGGGCGCTCGGTGCCAAGGCGGTCCGTCCCGACCCCACGGACCGCACCACGCCCGCCACCGCCGCGGTCTGCGTCTACCCCGACATGGTGGCCGCCGCCAAGGAGGCCGTCGCCGGCTCAGCCGTCAAGGTCGCCTCGGTCGCCACCGCCTTCCCGGCCGGCCGCGCCGCCCTGGACGTGAAGCTGGCCGACGTGCGCGAGGCCGTCGCCGCGGGTGCCGACGAGATCGACATGGTCATCGACCGCGGGGCGTTCCTCGCCGGCCGGTACCTGAAGGTGTTCGACGAGATCACCGCGGTGAAGGAGGCGTGCGGGACCGCCGCCCGGCTGAAGGTCATCTTCGAGACCGGCGAGCTGTCGACGTACGACAACATCCGGCGCGCGAGCTGGCTCGGCATGCTCGCCGGTGCGGACTTCATCAAGACCTCCACCGGCAAGGTCGCCGTCAACGCGACCCCGGCCAACACCCTGCTCATGCTGGAGGCCGTCCGCGACTTCCGGGCGCAGACCGGCGTGCAGGTCGGTGTGAAGCCGGCCGGCGGCATCCGCACCAGCAAGGACGCGATCAAGTTCCTCGTCCTGGTCAACGAGACCGCGGGCGCGGACTGGCTGGACAACCACTGGTTCCGCTTCGGCGCCTCCTCGCTGCTGAACGACCTGCTGATGCAGCGCCAGAAGCTGGCCACCGGCCGCTACTCCGGCCCCGACTACGTGACGGTGGACTGA
- a CDS encoding PH domain-containing protein, translating into MTTPEHEPSAPQPPAPEFPDRVRRSSGAIAGGVLLLAIILWLGFDAMFTGSGRVPWLALAGMILAVPLVTAFTFRPAVYVNDDRLRIRNPFRVIVLPWSQVAGLRSGYSNEVVTVAGKRYQLWAVPVSLRARKRAARQEARAAAAGEPGAERRSGLFGRSGAGVGGLGGIAGGGAGRGGASGAPGAPIRAEGDQFMNDLRELQENRAHAEGAQGEVTVRWAYEIAGPAVAGAVVLAILFAVG; encoded by the coding sequence ATGACGACGCCCGAGCACGAGCCCTCCGCGCCGCAGCCGCCGGCCCCCGAGTTCCCGGACCGGGTCCGCCGGTCGTCCGGCGCCATCGCGGGCGGTGTCCTGCTGCTCGCCATCATCCTGTGGCTGGGCTTCGACGCGATGTTCACCGGCAGCGGGCGCGTCCCGTGGCTGGCGCTGGCCGGGATGATCCTCGCCGTGCCGCTCGTGACCGCCTTCACCTTCCGGCCCGCCGTGTACGTCAACGACGACCGGCTGCGCATCCGCAATCCCTTCCGGGTGATCGTGCTCCCCTGGAGCCAGGTCGCCGGTCTGCGCTCCGGCTACTCCAACGAGGTCGTCACCGTGGCCGGGAAGCGGTACCAGCTGTGGGCCGTGCCCGTGTCGCTGCGGGCGCGCAAGCGTGCCGCCCGGCAGGAGGCGCGGGCCGCCGCCGCGGGGGAGCCCGGGGCCGAGAGGCGCAGCGGTCTCTTCGGCCGGAGCGGCGCCGGTGTCGGCGGGCTCGGCGGCATCGCCGGTGGTGGTGCGGGGCGCGGCGGCGCGTCCGGTGCGCCCGGCGCGCCCATCCGTGCGGAGGGCGACCAGTTCATGAACGACCTGCGCGAACTCCAGGAGAACCGGGCGCACGCCGAGGGCGCCCAGGGCGAGGTGACCGTCCGGTGGGCCTACGAGATCGCGGGGCCCGCGGTCGCCGGTGCGGTGGTGCTGGCGATCCTGTTCGCGGTGGGGTGA
- a CDS encoding phospho-sugar mutase, giving the protein MHDDLIARAKAWLAEDPDPDTRDELAALLDAGDHAELTARFSGTLQFGTAGLRGELGAGPQRMNRSVVIRAAAGLAAYLKKQGHTDGLVVIGYDARHKSADFARDTAAVMTGAGLRAAVLPRPQPTPVLAFAIRHLGAVAGVEVTASHNPPRDNGYKVYLGDGSQIVPPADAEIAAEIDAITTLSAVPRPDSGWDTLGDDVLDAYLARTDAVLAPGSPRTARTVYTAMHGVGKETLLAAFARAGFPEPVLVTEQADPDPDFPTVAFPNPEEPGAMDLAFATARTTEPGPDLIIANDPDADRCAAAVKDGNDWRMLRGDEVGALLAAHLVARGAHGTFAESIVSSSLLGRIARKAGQPYEETLTGFKWIARVEGLRYGYEEALGYCVDPDGVRDKDGITAALLITELASQLKEQGRTLLDLLDDLAVEHGLHATDQLSVRVEDLSLIADAMRRLREQPPTGLAGLPVTRAEDLTQGTETLPPTDGLRYTLDGARVIVRPSGTEPKLKCYLEVVVPVPDRTHLTAARAKAADLLAAVKRDLSEAAGI; this is encoded by the coding sequence GTGCACGACGACCTCATCGCACGGGCCAAGGCATGGCTGGCCGAGGACCCCGACCCGGACACCCGTGACGAACTCGCCGCGCTGCTCGACGCCGGGGACCACGCGGAACTGACCGCCCGGTTCAGCGGCACCCTCCAGTTCGGTACCGCCGGCCTGCGCGGCGAACTCGGCGCCGGCCCCCAGCGCATGAACCGCTCGGTCGTCATCCGCGCCGCCGCCGGCCTCGCCGCGTACCTGAAGAAGCAGGGCCACACCGACGGCCTCGTGGTGATCGGCTACGACGCCCGCCACAAGTCGGCGGACTTCGCCCGCGACACCGCCGCCGTCATGACCGGCGCCGGCCTGCGCGCGGCCGTGCTCCCCCGCCCCCAGCCCACCCCGGTCCTCGCCTTCGCCATCCGGCACCTGGGCGCGGTCGCCGGCGTGGAGGTCACCGCCAGCCACAACCCGCCCCGCGACAACGGCTACAAGGTGTACCTGGGCGACGGCTCCCAGATCGTCCCGCCCGCCGACGCGGAGATCGCGGCGGAGATCGACGCGATCACCACCCTCAGCGCGGTCCCCCGCCCGGACTCCGGCTGGGACACGCTCGGCGACGACGTCCTGGACGCCTACCTGGCCCGTACGGACGCGGTCCTCGCCCCAGGGTCCCCCCGCACGGCCCGCACGGTCTACACCGCGATGCACGGCGTCGGCAAGGAGACCCTGCTCGCCGCGTTCGCCCGCGCCGGCTTCCCGGAGCCCGTCCTGGTCACCGAGCAGGCCGACCCGGACCCGGACTTCCCGACCGTCGCCTTCCCCAACCCGGAAGAGCCCGGCGCGATGGACCTGGCCTTCGCCACGGCCCGCACCACCGAACCCGGCCCCGACCTGATCATCGCCAACGACCCGGACGCGGACCGCTGCGCCGCCGCCGTCAAGGACGGCAACGACTGGCGCATGCTCCGCGGCGACGAGGTCGGCGCGCTGCTCGCCGCCCACCTGGTGGCACGCGGCGCGCACGGCACGTTCGCCGAGTCGATCGTCTCCTCCTCCCTCCTCGGCCGGATCGCGCGGAAGGCGGGCCAGCCGTACGAGGAGACCCTCACCGGCTTCAAGTGGATCGCCCGCGTCGAGGGCCTGCGCTACGGCTACGAGGAGGCCCTCGGCTACTGCGTCGACCCGGACGGCGTCCGCGACAAGGACGGCATCACCGCGGCCCTGCTGATCACCGAACTGGCCTCACAGCTCAAGGAGCAGGGCCGTACGCTGCTCGACCTGCTGGACGACCTGGCCGTCGAGCACGGCCTGCACGCCACCGACCAGCTCTCGGTCCGCGTCGAGGACCTCTCCCTCATCGCCGACGCGATGCGCCGCCTGCGCGAGCAGCCCCCGACCGGCCTGGCCGGCCTGCCCGTGACCCGCGCCGAGGACCTGACGCAGGGCACGGAGACGCTGCCCCCGACGGACGGCCTGCGCTACACGCTCGACGGCGCCCGGGTGATCGTCCGCCCGTCCGGTACGGAGCCGAAGCTGAAGTGCTACCTGGAAGTGGTGGTCCCGGTACCGGACCGCACGCACCTCACGGCGGCCCGCGCGAAGGCGGCGGACCTGCTGGCGGCGGTCAAGCGCGACCTGTCGGAGGCGGCGGGCATCTGA
- a CDS encoding purine-nucleoside phosphorylase, giving the protein MNASLLPDDTQGDPYAAADAAAARLRELTGAETHDVALVMGSGWAPAVDALGAPDAEFQVTELPGFPPPAVEGHGGRIRSYSTGSRRALVFLGRTHYYEGHGVASVAHGVRTAVAAGVKTIILTNGCGGLREGMRPGQPVLISDHINLTATSPIAGANFVDLTDLYSPRLRALCKEVDPSLEEGVYAQFPGPHYETPAEIRMARVIGADLVGMSTVLEAIAAREAGAEVLGISLVTNLAAGMTGEPLNHEEVLQAGRDSATRMGSLLAQVLERL; this is encoded by the coding sequence GTGAACGCATCTCTTCTTCCGGACGACACCCAGGGCGACCCCTACGCCGCCGCCGACGCCGCCGCCGCGCGCCTGCGGGAACTCACCGGCGCCGAGACCCACGACGTCGCCCTCGTGATGGGCTCCGGCTGGGCTCCGGCCGTCGACGCCCTGGGCGCCCCCGACGCCGAGTTCCAGGTCACCGAGCTGCCCGGATTCCCGCCCCCGGCGGTGGAGGGCCACGGCGGCAGGATCCGCTCGTACAGCACGGGGAGCAGGCGCGCCCTGGTCTTCCTGGGCCGCACCCACTACTACGAGGGCCACGGCGTGGCCTCCGTGGCCCACGGCGTGCGCACCGCCGTGGCGGCCGGGGTCAAGACGATCATCCTGACCAACGGCTGCGGCGGCCTGCGCGAAGGGATGCGCCCCGGTCAGCCGGTCCTGATCAGCGACCACATCAACCTGACCGCCACCTCCCCGATCGCCGGCGCGAACTTCGTCGACCTGACCGACCTCTACTCCCCGCGCCTGCGCGCCCTGTGCAAGGAGGTCGACCCCAGCCTGGAGGAGGGCGTCTACGCCCAGTTCCCCGGCCCGCACTACGAGACGCCGGCCGAGATCCGCATGGCCCGCGTGATCGGCGCGGACCTGGTCGGCATGTCCACCGTCCTGGAGGCCATCGCCGCCCGCGAGGCCGGCGCCGAGGTGCTCGGCATCTCCCTGGTGACCAACCTCGCCGCGGGCATGACCGGCGAACCCCTCAACCACGAGGAGGTCCTCCAGGCCGGCCGCGACAGCGCCACCCGCATGGGCTCCCTCCTGGCCCAGGTCCTGGAGCGCCTCTAG
- a CDS encoding gamma-glutamylcyclotransferase, with protein MSLYAAYAGNLDARLMSRRAPHSPLRATGWLNGWRLTFGGEHMGWEGALATLVEDPLSQVFVALYDLAPMDEESLDRWEGVGLDIYRRMRVRVHTLDGEEPSWVYVLNAYEGGLPSARYLGELADAAESAGAPHDYVMELRKRPC; from the coding sequence ATGTCGCTCTACGCCGCGTACGCCGGCAATCTCGACGCGCGGCTGATGTCCCGCCGCGCCCCGCACTCGCCGCTGCGCGCGACGGGCTGGCTGAACGGCTGGCGGCTGACCTTCGGCGGCGAGCACATGGGCTGGGAGGGCGCCCTGGCGACCCTGGTCGAGGACCCGCTCTCCCAGGTCTTCGTCGCGCTCTACGACCTCGCGCCGATGGACGAGGAGTCGCTGGACCGCTGGGAGGGCGTCGGCCTGGACATCTACCGCAGGATGCGGGTGCGGGTGCACACCCTGGACGGCGAGGAGCCGTCCTGGGTCTACGTCCTGAACGCCTACGAGGGCGGCCTGCCCTCCGCCCGCTACCTGGGCGAACTGGCGGACGCGGCCGAGTCCGCGGGCGCCCCGCACGACTACGTGATGGAACTGCGCAAGCGCCCCTGCTGA